In one Candidatus Nomurabacteria bacterium genomic region, the following are encoded:
- a CDS encoding FKBP-type peptidyl-prolyl cis-trans isomerase produces the protein MSTTKSQRIGIWVIAVVLTVGTIGSFFVVILANKNNQADQAALQKQYQKQLDDYKKLQEEAKKANKPLDGYSATPFDKNSVTKLKVETLKEGTGAVVKADSTITANYFGWTSDGSIFDSTNKNDKVTPIDFSLTGVIKGWTNGLTGAKVGSTVRLTIPADQAYGSKDDGSGRPVGPLMFVVEIQALK, from the coding sequence ATGTCTACCACCAAAAGCCAACGAATAGGTATATGGGTCATCGCTGTCGTGCTGACCGTTGGAACTATAGGATCATTTTTTGTTGTCATTCTCGCCAACAAAAATAACCAAGCAGATCAAGCTGCGCTACAAAAGCAGTACCAGAAGCAATTAGACGATTACAAAAAGTTACAGGAAGAAGCGAAAAAAGCCAACAAGCCACTGGATGGCTATTCGGCAACACCGTTTGACAAAAACAGCGTCACCAAGTTGAAAGTAGAGACGCTAAAAGAAGGTACGGGCGCAGTTGTCAAAGCTGATTCGACAATTACGGCAAATTACTTTGGCTGGACATCTGACGGTAGTATCTTTGATAGTACGAATAAAAATGACAAAGTAACGCCAATCGACTTTAGCCTAACTGGCGTGATTAAGGGGTGGACGAATGGTTTGACTGGCGCCAAAGTGGGCTCAACAGTCCGTTTGACTATACCTGCCGATCAAGCGTACGGCAGTAAGGACGATGGCTCGGGTCGACCGGTTGGTCCGCTCATGTTTGTCGTAGAAATCCAAGCATTGAAGTAG